A single region of the Chryseobacterium sp. 6424 genome encodes:
- the asnS gene encoding asparagine--tRNA ligase: MRTTINELLSDYKKLLHHDITVQGWVRAFRSNRFIALNDGSTINNLQVVVDFDKFDENLIKNISTAASLKIVGELVESQGAGQTIEIIAKKIQILGDNLTEERDKTILQPKKHSLEILREQAHLRFRTNLFGAVFRVRSAVSFAIHQFFHQNQFFYMNTPIITGADAEGAGEMFSVTNFDLNDIPKDETGAIDYSQDFFGKKTNLTVSGQLNVETAMMGLGRVYTFGPTFRAENSNTTRHLAEFWMVEPEVAFNNLEDNIDLAEDFLKYVIGYVLENCKDDLDFLDKRFAEEQKQKPEKDRAAEGLIEKLQNVISKRFKRVSYTEAIDILKNSKENKKGKFQFPIEEWGADLQSEHERYLVEKHFESPVVLFDYPKEIKAFYMKLNDDGKTVAAMDVLFPGIGEIIGGSQREEKLDVLKEKMLVMNVDEHELWWYLDTRKFGSVPHAGFGLGLERLVLFVTGMTNIRDVIPFPRTPNNAEF, from the coding sequence ATGAGAACAACCATTAACGAATTATTATCCGATTACAAAAAACTACTTCATCACGACATCACCGTTCAGGGCTGGGTTCGCGCCTTCCGCAGCAACCGCTTCATCGCACTGAATGATGGTTCTACGATCAACAACCTACAGGTAGTAGTCGATTTTGACAAGTTTGATGAAAATCTTATCAAAAACATCAGCACCGCAGCCTCACTGAAAATTGTAGGCGAGCTTGTTGAGAGCCAGGGCGCAGGGCAAACCATCGAAATCATAGCAAAAAAAATACAGATATTAGGCGACAACCTTACCGAAGAGCGCGATAAGACCATACTTCAGCCCAAAAAACACTCTTTGGAAATCCTGCGGGAGCAGGCACATCTGCGTTTCCGGACTAACCTTTTCGGTGCTGTTTTCCGTGTACGCAGTGCGGTGAGTTTCGCGATTCATCAGTTCTTTCACCAAAACCAGTTCTTCTACATGAACACCCCGATCATCACCGGGGCCGATGCTGAAGGAGCCGGGGAAATGTTCAGCGTCACCAACTTTGATTTGAACGATATCCCGAAAGATGAGACCGGTGCCATTGATTACAGCCAGGATTTCTTTGGCAAAAAGACCAATCTTACCGTCTCCGGCCAGCTAAACGTGGAAACTGCGATGATGGGACTTGGCCGTGTGTACACCTTCGGGCCGACTTTCCGTGCGGAAAACTCCAATACCACGCGTCACCTTGCCGAATTCTGGATGGTGGAGCCCGAAGTTGCCTTCAATAACTTAGAAGACAACATCGATCTTGCGGAAGATTTCCTTAAATACGTCATCGGTTACGTGTTAGAGAATTGTAAAGACGATCTCGATTTCCTTGACAAGAGATTCGCCGAAGAACAAAAACAAAAACCTGAGAAAGACCGCGCTGCCGAAGGACTCATCGAAAAGCTACAGAATGTCATCAGCAAAAGATTCAAAAGAGTATCCTATACGGAAGCCATTGATATCTTAAAGAATTCAAAAGAAAATAAGAAAGGCAAATTCCAGTTTCCGATCGAAGAGTGGGGCGCCGATCTGCAAAGCGAACACGAGCGTTACTTAGTTGAGAAACACTTTGAAAGCCCAGTAGTCCTGTTCGATTATCCAAAAGAAATCAAAGCCTTTTACATGAAACTGAACGACGACGGAAAAACCGTGGCAGCCATGGATGTGCTTTTCCCGGGGATTGGCGAAATCATCGGCGGTTCTCAGCGCGAGGAAAAACTCGACGTTCTAAAGGAAAAAATGCTCGTCATGAATGTGGATGAACATGAACTTTGGTGGTATCTCGATACCCGGAAGTTCGGTTCGGTGCCACATGCTGGTTTCGGTCTCGGGCTTGAAAGACTGGTGCTATTCGTAACCGGTATGACCAATATCCGCGATGTGATCCCCTTCCCGCGTACACCGAATAACGCCGAATTCTAA